In one window of Osmia lignaria lignaria isolate PbOS001 chromosome 11, iyOsmLign1, whole genome shotgun sequence DNA:
- the Ude gene encoding uracil-DNA degrading factor: MGKSKSSEPEESAMGFKDKQKALDTLSALDGRDISYQYHVITSFVSRTKRTLQITRDEEKLANLGEALKVFEEWLNDYKENNRGKENLAYLPIETVKSYRILAKKYDVLAEDFYEAYKKEKGDYKGLRTVKTPSGETTWDIERNRRLKQIIDKIKQDHVQWFETDVGDFRGFPTKEHVQCIMLGYSPDPTKLKKLVPQVEEKFASENNENMEVDQEGNDKGTKRRHDSSSSSDSECEEPEKKQLKRSAEEKSVGEKEENGLGFKDKEKALQTIKSLEGRDVSYQYHAINGLMKRAERVISCTKDEQKIKNMREAIEVFENWITDYNVNGRAKENFNYLPVDLVRAFKPLAERYKIEDNGFFKAYEEVDGDYKKLRGVQVPDSNVTWDVERNKSLQSLVNSIKEKNIQWFETDEELRGLPSEEHTRCIMWAFSHDITKLKKLLPTLEEKLKS, from the exons ATGGGGAAGAGCAAATCCTCAGAACCGGAGGAGTCCGCGATGGGCTTCAAGGACAAGCAGAAGGCATTGGACACGTTGAGTGCCTTGGACGGTCGGGACATCAGTTACCAGTACCACGTGATTACCAGTTTCGTAAGTCGTACGAAAAGGACCTTGCAGATCACTAGAGACGAGGAGAAGCTGGCCAATCTTGGGGAGGCTTTGAAAGTCTTCGAGGAATGGCTAAACGATTACAAGGAAAACAATCGGGGTAAAGAGAACTTGGCCTACCTGCCAATCGAGACCGTGAAAAGCTACAGAATTCTTGCCAAAAAGTACGATGTTTTGGCGGAGGACTTCTACGA GGCGtacaagaaagaaaaaggagattaCAAGGGCCTACGGACCGTCAAGACCCCCAGCGGAGAGACTACGTGGGACATCGAAAGGAACCGAAGGTTGAAGCAGATCATCGATAAGATTAAACAGGATCACGTACAGTGGTTCGAGACGGACGTGGGTGACTTCCGAGGATTCCCAACTAAAGAACATGTCCAGTGCATCATGTTGGGATATAGTCCTGATCCAACCAAGCTGAAGAAGCTGGTGCCtcaagtagaagaaaagtttgcgAGTGAAAACAACGAGAACATGGAGGTGGACCAAGAGGGCAATGACAAGGGTACCAAGAGGAGGCACGACAGTTCCTCCAGCAGCGACAGCGAATGCGAAGAACCAGAGAAAAAGCAGTTAAAACGGTCAGCTGAGGAGAAGTCAGtcggagaaaaagaagaaaatggacTAGGTTTCAAGGATAAGGAGAAAGCTTTACAGACCATCAAGTCGCTGGAAGGCAGAGACGTAAGTTATCAGTACCACGCGATCAACGGACTGATGAAAAGGGCCGAAAGAGTGATATCGTGTACAAAGGACGAGCAAAAGATCAAAAACATGAGGGAGGCCATCGAAGTGTTCGAGAATTGGATCACGGATTACAACGTGAATGGCCGGGCGAAGGAAAACTTCAATTACCTGCCTGTCGACCTGGTCCGAGCTTTCAAACCACTCGCAGAGAGGTATAAGATCGAGGATAATGGATTTTTCAA AGCGTACGAAGAGGTGGACGGAGATTACAAGAagcttagaggcgttcaggttCCAGACTCGAATGTCACGTGGGACGTAGAGAGGAACAAGAGCCTTCAAAGTTTAGTAAACAGTATCAAGGAGAAGAATATTCAGTGGTTCGAGACGGACGAGGAACTTCGTGGACTACCAAGCGAAGAACACACACGGTGTATAATGTGGGCATTCAGTCACGATATTACCAAGCTCAAGAAACTATTACCTACACTGGAAGAGAAGTTGAAATCTTAA